Proteins from one Streptomyces sp. NBC_00390 genomic window:
- a CDS encoding 6-phospho-beta-glucosidase encodes MKLAVVGGGSTYTPELIDGFARLRDTLPISELVLIDPAAGRLELVGGLARRIFARQGHSGKIVTTSDLDAGVEGADAVLLQLRVGGQAARHQDETWPLECGCVGQETTGAGGLAKALRTVPVVLDIAERVQHASPGAWIIDFTNPVGIVTRALLQAGHKAVGLCNVAIGLQRRFAALLDVAPADVHLNHVGLNHLTWETGVRLGGPEGADLLPKLLADHGDRIADDLRLPRAVLDRLGVVPSYYLRYFYAHDEVVRELRAKPSRAAEVAEMERQLLEMYGDPALDTKPELLARRGGAFYSEAAVDLAASLLGGGGSPYQVVNTYNNGTLPYLPADAVIEVQATVGPQGATPLPVPGPDPLYSGLIANVTAYEELALEAALRGGRDRVFKALLAHPLIGQFEYADKLTDQLIAHNREHLAWA; translated from the coding sequence ATGAAGCTCGCAGTCGTGGGTGGCGGATCCACCTACACACCGGAGTTGATCGACGGCTTCGCCCGGCTGAGGGACACCCTGCCGATCAGCGAGCTGGTGCTGATCGACCCGGCGGCCGGCCGGCTGGAACTGGTCGGCGGCCTGGCCCGGCGCATCTTCGCAAGGCAGGGCCACTCCGGGAAGATCGTCACGACCTCGGACCTGGACGCGGGTGTCGAGGGTGCCGACGCCGTACTGCTCCAGCTGCGCGTGGGCGGCCAGGCCGCCCGCCACCAGGACGAGACCTGGCCGCTGGAGTGCGGCTGCGTCGGGCAGGAGACGACGGGCGCCGGCGGGCTCGCCAAGGCGCTGCGCACCGTGCCCGTGGTGCTCGACATCGCCGAGCGGGTGCAGCATGCGAGCCCCGGTGCGTGGATCATCGACTTCACCAACCCGGTCGGCATCGTCACCCGGGCACTGCTCCAGGCCGGGCACAAGGCCGTCGGGCTGTGCAACGTCGCCATCGGTCTCCAGCGCAGGTTCGCAGCCCTCCTCGACGTCGCCCCGGCCGATGTGCATCTGAACCATGTGGGCCTCAACCACCTCACCTGGGAGACAGGTGTGCGACTCGGAGGTCCCGAGGGGGCCGATCTGCTGCCGAAGCTGCTGGCCGATCACGGTGACCGGATCGCCGACGACCTGCGTCTGCCGCGCGCGGTGCTCGACCGGCTCGGCGTCGTCCCCTCGTACTACCTGCGCTACTTCTACGCGCACGACGAGGTGGTGCGGGAGCTGCGGGCCAAGCCGTCGCGGGCCGCCGAGGTCGCCGAGATGGAGCGGCAGCTGCTCGAGATGTACGGCGACCCGGCGCTCGACACGAAGCCGGAGCTGCTGGCCAGGCGCGGCGGCGCCTTCTACTCGGAGGCGGCGGTCGATCTGGCGGCGTCACTGCTCGGCGGGGGCGGGAGCCCGTACCAGGTCGTGAACACGTACAACAACGGCACGCTGCCGTACCTCCCGGCCGACGCCGTGATCGAGGTGCAGGCCACCGTCGGCCCCCAGGGCGCCACGCCACTGCCCGTACCCGGGCCGGACCCGCTGTACAGCGGGCTGATCGCGAACGTGACCGCGTACGAGGAGCTGGCGCTGGAGGCGGCCCTGCGCGGTGGCCGCGACCGAGTGTTCAAGGCGCTGCTGGCCCACCCGCTCATCGGCCAGTTCGAGTACGCGGACAAGCTCACCGATCAGCTGATCGCGCACAACCGGGAGCACCTCGCGTGGGCGTGA
- a CDS encoding N-acetylglucosamine kinase yields MGVRAAVLAIDAGNSKTDVAFVGADGSVLATARGGGFQPPVVGVEAAFDALGSTVDEALARARDRGEPVDEVGHVSACLANADLPVEEEELTAALRGRGWGGTAEVRNDTFAILRAGVDEPRGVAVVCGAGINCVGMLPDGRTARFPAIGTISGDWGGGGGLAEEALWFAARAEDGRGEPTALRTALPAHFGLDSMYALIEALHRGRIPLTRKHELTPVLFATSAAGDPVARSLVKRMADEVVAMSTVALARLQLLDEEVPVLLGGSVLAARHPELEDRIRALLAVRAPKAVVDVVTAAPVLGAGLLGLDRVGATAGARARLRTYYA; encoded by the coding sequence GTGGGCGTGAGAGCCGCGGTCCTCGCCATCGACGCAGGCAACAGCAAGACCGATGTGGCCTTTGTCGGGGCCGACGGGTCGGTGCTCGCCACCGCCCGCGGGGGCGGCTTCCAGCCGCCGGTCGTCGGTGTCGAGGCGGCGTTCGACGCGCTCGGCTCGACCGTCGACGAGGCGCTGGCGCGCGCCCGTGACCGGGGCGAGCCGGTCGACGAGGTCGGCCATGTGTCGGCCTGCCTCGCCAACGCCGACCTGCCGGTGGAGGAGGAGGAGCTCACGGCCGCGCTGCGGGGGCGTGGCTGGGGCGGGACGGCGGAGGTCCGCAACGACACGTTCGCGATTCTGCGCGCAGGCGTGGACGAGCCCCGGGGCGTGGCCGTGGTGTGCGGTGCGGGCATCAACTGCGTGGGCATGCTGCCGGACGGCCGCACGGCCCGCTTCCCCGCGATCGGGACGATCTCCGGGGACTGGGGCGGCGGCGGGGGGCTGGCCGAGGAGGCGTTGTGGTTCGCTGCGCGGGCCGAGGACGGGCGGGGCGAACCCACGGCGCTGCGTACGGCGCTGCCCGCGCACTTCGGCCTGGACTCGATGTACGCGCTGATCGAGGCACTGCATCGCGGCCGCATCCCGCTCACGCGCAAGCACGAGCTCACGCCGGTGCTGTTCGCGACGAGCGCGGCGGGCGATCCGGTCGCCCGTTCGCTGGTGAAGAGGATGGCGGACGAGGTCGTGGCGATGTCCACGGTCGCGCTCGCGCGGCTCCAGCTCCTCGACGAGGAGGTCCCGGTGCTGCTCGGCGGCAGTGTGCTGGCGGCCCGGCATCCCGAACTCGAGGACCGCATCCGCGCGTTGCTGGCGGTCAGGGCGCCGAAGGCGGTGGTGGACGTGGTGACCGCCGCGCCGGTGCTGGGCGCTGGCCTGCTGGGGCTGGACCGTGTCGGGGCGACGGCTGGGGCGAGGGCGAGGCTGCGGACGTACTACGCGTAG
- a CDS encoding glutamate ABC transporter substrate-binding protein, which translates to MAGTRSRLRGWGGVAGMAAACALTAAVTLLPLSRGGADALSSKPAGHGLAAAPGKADDCKDPEASLQPSGADGPAIDAIKERGRLIVGVDQNSYRWGYRNPAGGGLEGFDIDLARAIAEDILGDRDAVIFRAIPTNQRIAALNSGTVDIVVRTMTINCSRIEQVAFSTAYFQAGQQVLAPKSSKITGYDKSLTGKRICSAEGSTAYEALEKKSFGATFRDEHDGQPQDEDVYTVPNQLDCLVRLQQGLVDAVVTDNALAAGQAAQDPAVELKGDKPFTTEYYGVATKLGNDDLVKRVNQVLVDYRKADWKRAYEKWLAADLPGITGPPQPKYRTG; encoded by the coding sequence ATGGCGGGTACGAGGTCCAGGCTCCGCGGCTGGGGCGGCGTGGCTGGGATGGCCGCGGCGTGTGCGCTGACCGCGGCCGTCACCCTGCTGCCGCTGTCCCGGGGCGGCGCGGACGCGCTGAGTTCCAAGCCGGCAGGTCACGGCCTGGCGGCGGCTCCCGGGAAGGCGGACGACTGCAAGGACCCGGAGGCCTCGCTCCAGCCGTCCGGAGCGGACGGGCCGGCCATCGACGCCATCAAGGAGCGAGGCCGGCTGATCGTCGGCGTCGATCAGAACAGCTACCGCTGGGGCTACCGCAATCCGGCCGGCGGCGGGCTCGAAGGGTTCGACATCGACCTTGCCCGGGCCATCGCGGAGGACATCCTCGGCGACCGGGATGCCGTCATATTCCGCGCGATACCGACCAACCAGCGCATCGCCGCCCTGAACAGCGGCACGGTGGACATCGTCGTGCGGACCATGACGATCAACTGCAGCCGGATCGAGCAGGTCGCCTTCTCCACCGCCTACTTCCAGGCGGGCCAGCAGGTACTCGCTCCCAAGAGCTCGAAGATCACCGGGTACGACAAGTCCCTGACCGGCAAGCGGATCTGCTCGGCCGAGGGCTCCACGGCGTACGAGGCACTGGAGAAGAAGAGTTTCGGGGCGACGTTCAGGGACGAGCACGACGGGCAGCCGCAGGACGAGGACGTGTACACCGTGCCCAACCAGCTGGACTGTCTGGTCAGACTCCAGCAGGGTCTGGTGGACGCGGTGGTGACGGACAACGCACTTGCTGCGGGCCAGGCCGCCCAGGACCCCGCGGTGGAACTCAAGGGCGACAAGCCGTTCACCACCGAGTACTACGGCGTGGCCACCAAGCTCGGCAACGACGACCTGGTGAAGCGGGTGAACCAGGTACTGGTCGACTACCGCAAGGCCGACTGGAAGCGGGCGTACGAAAAGTGGCTCGCAGCGGACCTGCCCGGGATCACGGGGCCGCCGCAGCCGAAGTACAGGACCGGCTGA
- a CDS encoding carbohydrate ABC transporter permease has protein sequence MTTELSLPRTAPTPAPGKNSSAARTARRRAALEWIALHSLALAAALFFLLPFVFVFLTAVMSGDQALTRDLWPHTWEWGNFADVWNTPGFLTWWRNTLLYAGGGTVLAVGSSLPVAYALARFRFRGRNVMMMLVIAAMMLPPQVIIVPMYLFWAKQLDLAGTLWPLIIPFAFGNAFTIFLLRQFLLTIPREYTEAARIDGCGEFRTLVKVVVPMARPAIAACALFHFFYCWNDYFGPQIYASENPAAWTLSYGLESFKGAHQTDWNLTMAATVLVMAPVIIVFFFAQKAFVEGVTLTGVKG, from the coding sequence ATGACAACAGAACTCTCCCTGCCGCGTACGGCGCCGACGCCGGCGCCCGGCAAGAACAGCTCTGCGGCCCGGACGGCGCGCCGCCGGGCGGCCCTGGAGTGGATCGCGCTCCACTCGCTCGCCCTCGCCGCCGCCCTGTTCTTCCTGCTGCCGTTCGTCTTCGTCTTCCTGACCGCGGTGATGAGCGGTGATCAGGCGTTGACCCGGGACCTGTGGCCGCACACCTGGGAGTGGGGCAACTTCGCCGATGTGTGGAACACGCCGGGCTTCCTGACCTGGTGGCGCAACACGCTGCTGTACGCGGGCGGGGGCACCGTCCTCGCGGTGGGCAGCAGCCTGCCGGTCGCCTACGCACTCGCGAGGTTCCGCTTCCGCGGGCGCAACGTGATGATGATGCTCGTCATTGCGGCGATGATGCTGCCGCCACAGGTGATCATCGTTCCCATGTACCTGTTCTGGGCCAAACAGCTGGATCTGGCGGGCACGCTCTGGCCGTTGATCATCCCGTTCGCGTTCGGCAACGCGTTCACGATCTTCCTGCTGCGCCAGTTCCTGCTGACGATCCCGCGCGAGTACACCGAGGCGGCCCGGATCGACGGCTGCGGCGAGTTCCGCACGCTGGTCAAGGTCGTGGTGCCGATGGCCCGGCCGGCGATCGCCGCTTGTGCGCTGTTCCACTTCTTCTACTGCTGGAACGACTACTTCGGCCCGCAGATCTACGCTTCGGAGAACCCGGCCGCCTGGACGCTGAGTTACGGCCTGGAGTCCTTCAAGGGAGCGCACCAGACGGACTGGAATCTCACGATGGCAGCGACCGTGCTGGTCATGGCCCCGGTGATCATCGTCTTCTTCTTCGCCCAGAAGGCATTCGTCGAGGGCGTCACACTGACCGGAGTGAAGGGCTGA